The segment AGgcagttttaattttaaatgtttcccataagatttaattttaattcctaccactcgtagtattgtaatcttattttagactgaatcgataacgttgggaGTGACACGAAAAAGGtaagggggctcgcgagccccccgACCATgtaacacaaaattacattgcgtgataggtctatgctATACCTCGTCTATGGTGATTCTAATGACGATCGGTAAATAAGTGCTTCGCCGGTAGTGTATATTGGTACCTACTTATGCGTTGCGAGACACGGACGACAGAATGCGTTCAAGGGAAAATAAGTATTTAATTTAACGTAGACCGCGCAAGAGAGAGTTCAAGAAAAATCTTTTACgtgtatttgaaataaaaggTAGTAAAAAGCATCGCTTTATTTTAGTTAATAGAGAATAGGAATTCGTTGTAAAACACAGTAAAAGGTATCACTTACAAGACGTACATATTTGTTAATTATGATTTTCTGTCATTTAACGATTTATTATCATATTGACTTAAGAgcacaaaaaattacaagaaaaacaTCGTGTTGAATAATGCAATAAAAAGTAATCATTtatattcaaatataaattatatagaacataaaaaaatttaaactcacGGAAACCGAGTATCGAACTGCGGATGATTGAATCTTCAGGCCTATGCTATCCCAACTGAGCTATTTCAacaacgaaatattttttttcagtaatttttaattcatgaaCTTGTGACGCGTAAAATGCCCGTCATAGTTTAAATTATAGTTATGTATggtatttaacataaaaaaagcTTAGATTTACACAGCAGACAAGTGTGATTTTATCAGAGTAATTTACACGGTAATAACTGACGCTTAAATACTATCCACTATCTAAATAGGTATTACCGTTAAGTTGCTTTCGAGTACATGCGATTGAAATAACGTTGAGTGCATTGTCAGCGAATCGTTCTCTTCtatatatttattacattcgTTGATTAGCTAACTGATAAACAAGCTTCCTTTAATTAAAGGTAACCGTATCTCACAACACCACGTGCGTTACAGGTATCCCTGTTATTTACGTCTCTTTCAACTAAAACCAGTAAATTCAGTATTGACACGTCCAtcatattcttacaaaaaatttgaaacattgcagtgttagaaatatttattttccactTTACGTACTGCCGTTTTACCTGAAAAGCGCATTCTAACCACATTCCTCATagtatattgaaaaactgtttacAGCAGGAGAGCAATATGCAGCGTGCTATGCTAAAGTGGAGCAGCGTGCCTACGCAACTGATTACGGAAGGTCGTTGGGTAGAGGAGGGCCTTTCGCAGCATGGTAAAAAAGACTTGGTGGTTGTTATTCCAGGCAATCCTGGTGTTCCAGAGTTTTACGATGGATTTATAAAAACCATGAAATCTAGACTTCCGACTGAGACGCCTATATGGGTGGTTGGACATGCGGGGCACGTACAACCCCCGAGTAACTTATCGCTCACTATGCCGAACGATTCGACTTGGAACGAGCATTATAGTTTAACGGCACAAGTGCAGCACAAGGTTTTGTTTTTCTATCGGTTGTACATTTCCCTTGAATGAACTTTCTACACACTCTCTGTATACTTTGATTGCAGAAggaatttataaagaaataCGTACCGGAAGATGCAAGATTGCATCTTGTTGGCCATTCGATAGGATGTTGGATGGTTCTGGATATGTTGAAGGACGATTCTATTTCTAAAAGAGTGGCGAAATGCTACTTGCTATTTCCAACCATAGAACATATGGCTGAAACTCGTAATGGATTGTTTTTTACCAGAATTGTAAGCCTTTCTGATATGTTCTATTGTCTTGCACGAGAGCGTAAGATTGACAAAATGTATTGTATATTTGTTTCAGGTGTCGCGTATCGCGTTTCTCCTGACATTCCTTTGCTGGATACTCTCCTGCCTCCCAGTTTACTTACAAGCTTTCTTAATTAACACTTTCGCACCACTCTACGGCGTTCCCGCAAAGTGTACTAAAGCTGTACTCCAACTTTTACACCCTCGTAGCTTGAAGAAAGTACTTAAAATGGCAGACGAAGAAATGCGCTTTGTAAGGCAACGAGACGACGATACGCTATCGAGACACGCAGATAAATTGTGGTTCTATTATGGCAACTGCGATGGTTGGACTCCAGTTAGATATTACAAAAACATGAAATCTGTGCATCCCAATATGAATGCGGAGCTCTGTAAGCATGGTTATCATCATAGCTTTGTTTTGCAGTATGATAAAGAAATGGGCCACATTGTAGGGGACTTAATTAACGAGAGTATATCGTAATGCTAAGTAACAAATAATTTGTAACTGCaactaattgttttcttttaacgTTATTGATGTTGTTCATTTTGTATAATCCGTTGATGCTGTTGCTAAAGTATTAATTACTAACAAAATTTAATGACTTGTCGCACATAACGAATGTGAATGAAAGAAAGACACAGTATTGCGATACTAAATTCAGCAAATTAGCTACACTATTTATATTATCCTCGCATAGTAGAAATGGGaatttattacaataaatatgcacacgtatttatttactttttttttttaataaatatgtttTATTCAGCACATGTGTCTGTTCTTTTCAtagaaattattacaaatatgaAACAAGAACTTTAATGGCTTCAAATCGCCCGCCAACATTCAAGCGAACCGTTCGGCTATATTCGGCAATCGTCGAGTGACGCAAGCGACGAACCTGGCATCTTTTGAGTCATACTCgtattaacattatttttaacAGTCAAGTTACAGCATTCCACTCACGTTAGGTGGTGGTGTTTAGACACTGAATTTGTTTATTCGCCGTATAAGTTGTTACCAGTCAAGTTATCCAGTGCGAACTTTCCACGCTCGTCTCTTCCCTAATACTCTAGCCCCGTGATTTAGTGTTGGAATCCCATAAAATGTCGCGTGTTGTCGCCTTGCTACTGTTTGTGTCCCTTAACGCGGGGTTATCCCACGGTAAGTATAAGATTTTAACCTGATCAAACCTcgtatcatatataataaaagCTTGATCTTTAAAATTCGGTGTGCACGGTGATTCCAATCGCAAGGTTCCACTACCAAAACTTAAATACATCGTACTTTAATTCTTCTTAATACATCGGCATTGTTCGCCCAGGCGAAAATCCTTTCTCTTAATCCCACCTTGCACGCGTATAGCAAGTACTATAAGTACTTCTCCGAAACGATATTTATTTCAATTGCACTTCCTTTCGTGGAAAGTGTTCTTTCTGAAGGCGTTATAGGTATACGTCATTTGTTTCCGTTCGTTTACTTAGGCACATGTAAGCAACCCGTGGTCGTAATTACCTACCTATATTTTTGAATGTTTTGCTTTGCGTACCGCGTATGAGTCAGTGGTGTTCAACACAAGCTCCGCAGCTTATATATCTGTTGCCACTCTGCTCCGTTACATGGCACATGACTTATAGCTGGTGTTTCATTATGTACGTTCTGTGAAAATAAGATACGCCGTGCAGAAATGGACGAAGGTGTATGAGGGGTTCCCGTGGACAGCAATAGTATAGATTGATTGGTGGATTCCAAATACTGTACAAATATCAGATGTCGACTGTTAGTGATTGATGTAGTCGAACTGTAATTCCGGGATAAATCCTGAATCAAAAATTGGTATATGCTCTGGACAATTTTCGTTTGAATTTAAATCGTTGTTGCTTAGTGTTACTTGATCCTAGAATTGTATGTACAGTGAACCACCTGAGCCGTAACTTAAGCTGTATACTGAGGGTCATTTACAAAATTGTCGAGACACGCTGCGACCGattctttattcatttattttataccTTTTCTTATCTAGGTatcgaaaatttcgagtcaCGAAAATGGTGCAAACTTTCAAATTCTCGAATCTCGATACATTCTTAGGTTTCgaggtttcgacgcttcgagaaacccatccccAGTTTTTACAAATGTATATTGCTATATTTTGTTTAACTGTGGCCTTACGGTAAATagagatttatgaaaaaaatttgttgtctTCAGTTCTTAAAGCAAGACAATGCACGACCACTTACAAAGCAGAATCAGCAGttcaagtttcgagagtttcgagtttcgagaatttaaaaattaggttcGAACCCACCACTAGTAAATGAAACCACACGACGCTCGCTATCGCATTTGGTGATGAATCGGGGTGCCTCGGTCCCCGTGTGCATTCGGCACATGGCCCAATCCTCGGCAGGCTTTTATCGCGATTCGCGAGCGACTTTGCGTATACGGTTACATTCCTGTGATCAAGATTTtgtcaaataatttttacataatttcttttatttagaatttcgaaTTCAGAGTTCCAGCGAGAAAGAGATATTTATATATGTGATGAGAttctatttaattaaaaaaaacatgattactagttattaatatttcatccaatcttttaatgatttttttttatatgagaCACTGCCACTCGGAAAGATAGAATTATCTTTCGTTTCCACTGTACCAAGAATCGTTATCTCTTTCCTCTCTTCTATCATATTATTCATTTCCTCTTAGGCCCACGAGTTTCAAATATCAttctgcatatatatatattaacccTTCATCAGTCTAATCGAGTCCCAAAAATTATAGTACACACTTTAAACATTGTAAAATATGGAACAGTCGCGTTTTAGTAAGTAACGAAATGACAATATGTAAACAAAATCGGAAAGGTGTAGATTCCTGAAAAAATGggattttttactaaaacaatcataacctttttatttttcaattaattttcgtaCAGATCGTGGCTGACAGTAATAAGGTGTAGTCCTTTTAGAAAATATGTATACAATTTCTTAGTGTGCGtttcaaaaaaggtatttattttcaaatttgaagatGGTCTATTGTGGAGTAAAAAAAGACGtttaatttagagaaataactttttattattattataatgattcttattattaaacgattattagtattattaagtcattattagtattatttttattcataagaaagtaatttaacaatgaaaataattgaatctAGTCTTCTCACGCGGATTCGACACAGATATACAGTTTGTGTTTGTTCGTACTCATTATACACACACATAACTtggggaaaaaaatattgtcacagCCATACAAGTTACATTCTATTGAAGTAAATTTCTTGCGAGAAATTAATCAGTACTGGTGGGTTCGAACCTAATTCGTTAgagtagaataaaatttgttcattttttcaataaaatttacgCGTTGGTCACATTTGGGGTCCGAACGACCCACCCccgaaaaatatgtttttgtaaCGGCTGCCACTCATCAACGGAAGTTCTGATTCAAAAACTGGCGGTCTCTACCGAAAGAGGAAACAACCTCTGCGTAAAATGTCGGGTCAATGTCATTTCAAAGCCAGGAACTTACCGGTATCAAGTTTCAAAGTTAAAAGGCGGGTTTATTTGACCCACAGTGACCGTGAAgggttaattaaataatataattacagTATACCTGTTACTATTACTTGTATAACAGTTTCTGTTATAAAATTGATGTTGAAAATTACATGAATACTTCTGTTTCGGCAaaatcatctctctctctctctctctctctctatttatctctaactctctctctctctatccatctttttttctttctctttctctctctttcacatCAGCCGCAAGAAAGCACGAACATTCTCTAGCAGCTGATTGATTTCATGTTTACTTTTCGCGATCATACATACATACTCTTCCACACAACACAtacactcacacacacacacattctCGCTCTCGTGACCGACCCGAGTGCTCggttatacagggtcagcgttttatcctgcaacccgcgctcgcgcgaacaggtaaaatggcaacagcgcctcacggacgcattccactacaaccgtgcaccgtcccggcgttcggagaactgccagcgaccgctggacagcagtgatgcccgagcttcgagaattttgcgatggtctctttcaaattaacgtcgcaaagagctattcagaagtccccggcccgggttgaaaaattcgGGGTCTTTTTCgaaaaacttttgaactataaaagatattggaatgcaatttgcgccgaaaaatgtgaaaaaattattccctcttaatgatggataatttaacatattttaaatttacttaattctttttctatcaattttttaaccataattgttgtaaaaagtttATGCAAACTGTTCATtttatactgtatttaatgctgcttttaaaattcctggtgctgataaacaaaagaccagtcgtttctgtatcattactttcagaaatagagaaattaaatttttattcaattatgtgttagttctccagacctcagaatctattgttctggttttcttttttatgattttatctttaatgcagtgcatacctagatcagacgtaaggagTAACTAATggaacgtgtctttgattgtagcggagtttgattttttttctagaatttttgtgtctgaatgtttttaccttttagctactcaacgccccacgcctataccggcttctgtTATTGTtacttttacacgcaggtggcgacaaaatctctccgtacaagggtatagcgccgcggttaACCCTGTCgtatctaaaaaattttaaattgaggcGGGTAcaagatcagtcgacattattttcaaacctcattacagtaatctggggtgcgagtggtaaaccgatcataaaagcgaagAGCGCggggctcgattacctgggccgggaaatttccagtagctctttgcgacgttaatttgtaagagaccatcctaaaattttcgaaggtcaggcatcactgctgtccagcggtcgctggcagctctgaGAACGCTGGGCccgtgcatggttgtagtggaatgcgtccttgaggcgctgttgccattttacaagttcgcgcgagcgcgggttgcaggataaaacagTGACCCTGTACAGAGCAGTAGTCTCTCGTAACTTGACAACATTCGCACGAAACTGTTACGTCTCCATTTATTGTATCGTCTCAAACTCTACGTCTCAATAAACCGCACTATTCTCAACATTTTTCAGTTCTCTCTGTACAACCTCAAAGATGAAAAGATAAATGATTTACCAAGATTCAGATTTATTCCTACTAATTAGCATTCAGCCGATGTCCCTTTTCACGCCCGACTATGTTACacgaattaacaaaaaattatttacctacACGTTGCAAACCCTACTTTGCACGCAATATGAATCATAAGTGTATGAATTTCGCTTAATTAACTTTATATTCGACCGTCGTATCTTCGCTTGAATTAACGCGACACCACCGCTTGGTCAATCTGACTTCAATGTCGTTGAAATGTTAGGGCGGAAGCTGATGTTATCAATAGCGTCTATTGTGTCTATGTGATTAAGATACCGAactgaaattttaaatgaagcAAATCTGCggatatatgtattatatacatACGTGTAAGTCATACATCACAATATATACGCTCTAAAATCCACaataacagaaattataatATATCATCGAGTtgataatcttcgaataaaatttcaacaaatattATTCCATTTGATATACTTTTTAACACAAGATTTCCAGAGGACCCAAATTCGAGTACATTCCTgaattatttattcgaataggGAGTTACTGGAAGCACTATCTGAATTCTCGAGTAGTCCCTTACATTCGATAAAATTGTTTCTTCTGAGCTGAAATTTCGAGTGCTCGGTTACCTCTGCTCTGCCTTCTTTGACGCCTTGATGACGAATCAGACGGATGCTTATGCTATGTTCGACTTCGTCATCGTGCCAGCGCTGATATAATTTATAACAGCTATCGTATACATTTCTATCTGTGGCTGTATCCTAAACGAACTATATTCAGAACGAAATCATCTGACTGTAACGTCCGTCGCTGAATAGTGTAACTATAACTTCAATGTGAAGGTAACTTATCGAAGCTTTCTATCCAGATGCTTAGAGCGTCGACGATGAATCGAATCGTTGCGTCCATCTCTCTCTATTCATAATTTGAATACGCTCAGTGTACGCTGCGTGCGTGACTCCTCTAATCGCATTTCTGAATTATGGTCTCCGAACGCCTATGGGGGTTTTCCTCACACGCTGCATGTACGAATCAGTATTTCTAAGTCggtgccagatttacacagtgcaaatgatgaggcgtcgACTTAGAAATATTgagtgtcgtagattaaataaagaaaaatttattttttactttttggtgcatttatttttttgaagacgctttcaatttttgcaattttgtattattactacATTCTTTAGACTGCGTTCTGAAACGAGTTATGTAAATGATTAAAAATCGTATTTACAGGAATGGAATGCACAATCGGACACAGCAACTTCTTAGAAAAGTTCATGAATTCGTGTCCAGGACTTACGGACCATTGGGATAAATCTTACTGCTGTTACGACTTCGAAAGGAGCAGTAACTACTGCTGCACTGCTGCGGAATTTGGACTGTCATCATCATGGTaacgaatttttttatacatacaaTTCTCGTTCGCGATAACGTAATTCGATTTTCATCGTTTAAGGGGTCGTTC is part of the Andrena cerasifolii isolate SP2316 chromosome 1, iyAndCera1_principal, whole genome shotgun sequence genome and harbors:
- the Sturkopf gene encoding lipid droplet associated hydrolase sturkopf, producing MQRAMLKWSSVPTQLITEGRWVEEGLSQHGKKDLVVVIPGNPGVPEFYDGFIKTMKSRLPTETPIWVVGHAGHVQPPSNLSLTMPNDSTWNEHYSLTAQVQHKKEFIKKYVPEDARLHLVGHSIGCWMVLDMLKDDSISKRVAKCYLLFPTIEHMAETRNGLFFTRIVSRIAFLLTFLCWILSCLPVYLQAFLINTFAPLYGVPAKCTKAVLQLLHPRSLKKVLKMADEEMRFVRQRDDDTLSRHADKLWFYYGNCDGWTPVRYYKNMKSVHPNMNAELCKHGYHHSFVLQYDKEMGHIVGDLINESIS